One genomic region from Conexibacter woesei DSM 14684 encodes:
- a CDS encoding glycosyltransferase codes for MPVVKLLFWVCAALVVYAQAGYGLLLALLARVLPARAARTGAPVDGGDEALPAVSVIVAAYQEESVIADKVANLKALDYPADRLQVVVACDGSPDATPQRARDAGADLVLELPRGGKIRAQDAGVRAASGRIVAFSDANAFWEPDALRRLVAPFAGAPEVGYVCGQVSFVNDGGTNQEGLYWRYEMALRGLESRLASVTGGNGAIYATRRESYIEVDPIMGHDLSFPFNMVKRGWRALYAADARATEKMVPSIEGEFARKRRMMTHGWPIVLRGGMLKPDGYGPLYGLMVFSHRLLRYATPFLHLAVLSTSLVLARRGRPYAAALALQALILLAAALAKAIPARPFLVARYYVLTTGALAAGLYDVLREPTEAGWEPPEGTR; via the coding sequence GTGCCCGTCGTGAAGCTCCTCTTCTGGGTCTGCGCCGCGCTCGTCGTCTACGCGCAGGCCGGCTACGGTCTGCTGCTCGCGCTGCTGGCGCGGGTGCTGCCGGCGCGCGCGGCCCGCACCGGCGCGCCGGTCGACGGCGGCGACGAGGCGCTGCCGGCGGTCTCGGTGATCGTCGCGGCCTACCAGGAGGAGTCGGTGATCGCCGACAAGGTCGCGAACCTGAAGGCGCTCGACTACCCCGCCGATCGGCTCCAGGTCGTCGTCGCCTGCGACGGCTCGCCGGACGCGACGCCGCAGCGGGCCCGTGACGCCGGCGCCGACCTCGTGCTGGAGCTGCCACGCGGCGGCAAGATCCGTGCGCAGGACGCAGGCGTGCGCGCCGCGAGCGGACGGATCGTCGCGTTCTCGGACGCGAACGCCTTCTGGGAGCCGGATGCGCTGCGGCGGCTCGTCGCGCCGTTCGCGGGCGCGCCGGAGGTCGGTTACGTCTGCGGGCAGGTCAGCTTCGTCAACGACGGCGGGACGAACCAGGAAGGGCTCTACTGGCGCTACGAGATGGCGCTGCGCGGGCTCGAGTCGCGGCTCGCCTCGGTCACGGGCGGCAACGGAGCGATCTATGCCACGCGGCGCGAGTCCTACATCGAGGTCGACCCGATCATGGGCCACGACCTCTCGTTCCCGTTCAACATGGTCAAGCGCGGCTGGCGTGCGCTCTACGCCGCCGACGCCCGCGCGACGGAGAAGATGGTCCCCAGCATCGAGGGCGAGTTCGCCCGCAAGCGGCGGATGATGACCCACGGCTGGCCGATCGTCCTGCGCGGCGGGATGCTGAAGCCCGACGGCTACGGCCCGCTCTACGGCCTGATGGTCTTCTCCCACCGCCTGCTGCGCTACGCGACGCCGTTCCTGCACCTGGCCGTGCTCTCGACCAGCCTCGTGCTCGCCCGCCGCGGCCGCCCCTACGCGGCCGCGCTCGCGCTCCAGGCGCTGATCCTGCTCGCCGCCGCGCTGGCGAAGGCGATCCCCGCGCGCCCGTTCCTCGTCGCGCGCTACTACGTCCTCACGACCGGCGCGCTCGCCGCCGGCCTCTACGACGTCCTGCGCGAGCCGACCGAGGCCGGTTGGGAACCGCCGGAGGGCACGCGGTGA
- a CDS encoding sugar transferase: MSGRAATPGAADRAARRALDLLLGGIGTIAGAPLVALAAALIRLESPGHPIYKQRRVGRDGRAFEIYKLRTMVRGAEFTGAGLAIQEGDDRITRMGKLLRRTSLDELPNLWNVVRGEMSIVGPRPTVQVQVDQYTERQLGRLQVKPGITGWAQINGRASLPWSERIELDLWYVEHQSLKLDLRILSRTWRLVVKGDGLYKGETGGWRT, encoded by the coding sequence GTGAGCGGTCGCGCCGCCACGCCCGGCGCCGCCGATCGCGCCGCACGACGCGCGCTCGACCTGCTGCTCGGCGGGATCGGGACGATCGCCGGCGCGCCGCTCGTCGCGCTCGCCGCGGCGCTGATCCGGCTCGAGTCGCCCGGCCACCCGATCTACAAACAGCGCCGCGTCGGCAGGGACGGCAGAGCGTTCGAGATCTACAAGCTGCGGACGATGGTCAGAGGCGCGGAGTTCACCGGCGCGGGGCTCGCGATCCAGGAGGGCGACGACCGCATCACGCGGATGGGCAAGCTGCTGCGCCGCACGTCGCTCGACGAGCTGCCGAACTTGTGGAACGTCGTCCGCGGCGAGATGTCGATCGTCGGCCCGCGTCCGACCGTGCAGGTGCAGGTCGACCAGTACACCGAGCGCCAGCTCGGCCGCCTGCAGGTCAAGCCGGGCATCACCGGCTGGGCGCAGATCAACGGCCGCGCGTCGCTGCCGTGGAGCGAGCGGATCGAGCTGGACCTCTGGTACGTCGAGCACCAGTCGCTCAAGCTCGACCTGAGGATCCTCTCGCGCACCTGGCGACTCGTCGTCAAGGGCGACGGCCTCTACAAGGGAGAGACGGGCGGATGGCGGACATGA
- a CDS encoding ATP-grasp domain-containing protein, with translation MADMNGRAVLLTGVGKRYDIVSCFAAHTTVIAADPSPLAPAQYAATHRFAPPRIDDSGYVPALAEVCARYDVGAVIPLTDLDIEVLAQARADGILPAFVPDPEIARATYDKYEAHLLLESHGLPSPPTVLPGEQPESYPVMVKPRQGSGARSIHLAHDAEEAAFFVRYVKEPTMVQRAMDGPEFSIDLLSDLDGRCLNAIPRTMLESRGGESIKGTVIADRELIDLGVNVVETLGVRGPCTVQAFRDREIGLGITDVNTRFGGAFPGPTYATLAAGRTYPELIARMANGERIAPHVGEFDAGRTFTRYYWQLELDAEMQPTGRELVPGGAPPPR, from the coding sequence ATGGCGGACATGAACGGCAGAGCGGTACTGCTGACCGGCGTCGGCAAGCGCTACGACATCGTCTCCTGCTTCGCGGCGCACACGACCGTGATCGCCGCCGACCCGAGTCCGCTCGCACCGGCCCAGTACGCCGCGACGCACCGGTTCGCGCCGCCGCGGATCGACGACTCCGGCTACGTCCCCGCGCTCGCGGAGGTGTGCGCGAGATACGACGTCGGCGCCGTGATACCGCTGACCGACCTCGACATCGAGGTGCTCGCGCAGGCGCGCGCCGACGGGATCCTGCCCGCGTTCGTGCCCGACCCCGAGATCGCCCGCGCGACGTACGACAAGTACGAGGCGCACCTGCTGCTGGAGTCGCACGGGCTGCCGTCGCCGCCGACGGTCCTGCCCGGCGAGCAGCCGGAGTCCTACCCGGTGATGGTGAAGCCGCGCCAGGGCTCCGGCGCGCGCTCGATCCATCTCGCGCACGACGCCGAGGAGGCGGCCTTCTTCGTCAGATACGTGAAGGAGCCGACGATGGTGCAGCGCGCGATGGACGGCCCGGAGTTCTCGATCGACCTGCTGTCCGACCTCGACGGCCGCTGCCTCAACGCGATCCCGCGCACGATGCTGGAGTCGCGCGGCGGCGAGTCGATCAAGGGCACCGTGATCGCGGACAGAGAGCTGATCGACCTCGGCGTCAACGTCGTCGAGACGCTCGGCGTGCGCGGACCCTGCACCGTCCAGGCGTTCCGCGACCGGGAGATCGGCCTCGGCATCACGGACGTCAACACGCGCTTCGGCGGCGCCTTCCCCGGCCCCACGTACGCGACGCTCGCGGCCGGCCGCACCTATCCGGAGCTGATCGCGCGGATGGCGAACGGCGAGCGGATCGCGCCGCACGTCGGCGAGTTCGACGCCGGCCGCACCTTCACCCGCTACTACTGGCAGCTCGAGCTGGACGCCGAGATGCAGCCGACCGGCCGCGAGCTGGTCCCCGGCGGCGCGCCGCCGCCGCGTTGA
- a CDS encoding N-acetylmuramoyl-L-alanine amidase → MLRSVLLAALFALAASAPAVASVASGGAVDFEQPLPPTAAFAASGDGPTATPAIAAPRPFDLLGLRWRGGEAHVEARVQRADGRWSRWQELPHAEDVAAGSRRGETVTGPLWTGRAQRYQLRGAHDTALPAGLRAHFVAVERSGATAPPRPAKASVDAPAIVPRSQWDPTGSCAPRTPPRYGRVDFSVVHHTESLTSYSRAQAPEVVLGICRFHRNGNGWLDIGYNLLVDRFGTVYEGRVGGVEQPVIGAHAGGWNSLSTGVAVIGSFTGSRPPQAAQDALTQVLAWKLQLAGVPAQGTIGEISPGGAENRWSSGTRVAFQRIAGHRDADHTDCPGGAFYALLPRLRGQTANQHEIAADLLTNSPVGGVLSQGGPAALTGRLALAGGQRPVGAPLTLQQRTGEDWSDLDELRTRVDGVWSASLPVTVNGTYRVVSDARGVASPGVRVEVAAGVTARVSPQLLRPGRTVTLRGASTPAKERVTVVVERQTRRGAWRRVRRLSLATDAGSYETTLVLAAPGVHRFLVTTAADAANAAGAAPVRTASVRRARRAR, encoded by the coding sequence ATGCTCCGATCCGTCCTGCTCGCCGCGCTGTTCGCGCTCGCGGCGAGCGCCCCAGCCGTCGCCTCCGTCGCCTCCGGCGGCGCGGTCGACTTCGAACAGCCGCTGCCGCCCACCGCCGCCTTCGCCGCGTCGGGCGACGGGCCCACCGCCACGCCGGCGATCGCCGCGCCGCGGCCGTTCGACCTGCTCGGGCTGCGCTGGCGCGGCGGCGAGGCGCACGTCGAAGCGCGCGTGCAGCGCGCCGACGGGCGCTGGAGCCGCTGGCAGGAGCTGCCGCACGCGGAGGACGTCGCCGCCGGGTCGCGGCGCGGCGAGACGGTGACCGGACCGCTGTGGACCGGGCGGGCGCAGCGCTACCAGCTGCGCGGAGCGCACGACACGGCGCTGCCGGCGGGCCTGCGCGCCCACTTCGTCGCGGTCGAACGGAGCGGTGCGACGGCGCCGCCACGGCCGGCGAAGGCGTCAGTCGACGCACCGGCGATCGTGCCGCGCTCGCAATGGGACCCGACCGGCTCGTGCGCGCCGCGGACCCCGCCGCGCTACGGCCGCGTCGACTTCTCCGTCGTCCACCACACCGAGTCGCTGACGAGCTACAGCCGTGCGCAGGCGCCGGAGGTCGTGCTCGGAATCTGTCGCTTCCACCGCAACGGCAACGGCTGGCTCGACATCGGCTACAACCTGCTCGTCGACCGCTTCGGGACCGTCTACGAGGGCCGCGTCGGCGGCGTCGAGCAGCCCGTGATCGGCGCCCACGCCGGCGGCTGGAACAGCCTCTCGACCGGCGTCGCGGTGATCGGCAGCTTCACCGGCTCGCGCCCGCCGCAGGCCGCACAGGACGCGCTCACGCAGGTGCTCGCGTGGAAGCTGCAGCTCGCCGGCGTGCCGGCGCAGGGCACGATCGGCGAGATCTCGCCGGGCGGCGCCGAGAACCGCTGGAGCAGCGGCACGCGTGTGGCCTTCCAGCGAATCGCCGGCCACCGCGACGCCGACCACACCGACTGCCCCGGCGGCGCGTTCTACGCGCTGCTGCCGCGCCTGCGCGGACAGACGGCCAACCAGCATGAGATCGCGGCCGACCTGCTGACGAACTCGCCCGTCGGCGGCGTGCTCAGCCAGGGCGGACCCGCGGCGTTGACCGGCCGGCTCGCGCTCGCGGGCGGACAGCGGCCCGTCGGCGCGCCGTTGACGTTGCAGCAGCGCACGGGCGAGGACTGGTCCGACCTCGACGAGCTGCGCACGCGGGTCGACGGCGTCTGGTCGGCCTCGCTCCCGGTCACCGTCAACGGCACCTACCGCGTCGTCTCCGACGCGCGCGGCGTCGCATCGCCCGGCGTGCGGGTCGAGGTCGCGGCGGGTGTGACCGCGCGGGTCTCGCCGCAGCTGCTGCGACCCGGCAGAACGGTGACGCTGCGCGGCGCGAGCACGCCGGCGAAGGAACGTGTGACGGTCGTCGTCGAGCGCCAGACGAGACGCGGCGCCTGGAGACGTGTCCGCCGGCTGTCGCTCGCGACCGACGCCGGCAGCTACGAGACGACGCTTGTGCTCGCCGCGCCAGGCGTCCACCGCTTCCTCGTCACGACCGCCGCCGACGCCGCGAACGCGGCCGGCGCCGCGCCGGTACGGACGGCGAGCGTGCGGCGGGCGAGAAGAGCGCGATAG
- a CDS encoding alpha/beta fold hydrolase yields MAFFEHDGQRIAYAEHGAGPRAVVLLPGLLFSQRMQEPLAEALAARGNRVITMDPLGHGRSDRPRDMWRYSMSSFGGQVIGLLDHLELEQAVVGGASLGANVTLEVAAAAPERLRGMVLEMPVLDNALLGCAIGFTPLLVSLTFGEPAMKLVQHVAKRVPRSPLPFIPEILLDWVSQDPGPSAAVLQGLFFGRIAPHRDVRRTFKTPSLVIGHRRDPIHPFSDADMLVQELEHGRLLNADSILELRTHPERLTGEIGDFLDECWRPRRAARRRAPRSRARPRATA; encoded by the coding sequence ATGGCGTTCTTCGAGCACGACGGCCAGCGAATCGCCTACGCCGAGCACGGCGCGGGGCCGCGCGCCGTCGTCCTGCTGCCGGGGCTGCTGTTCTCGCAGCGGATGCAGGAGCCGCTGGCGGAGGCGCTCGCGGCACGCGGCAACCGCGTGATCACGATGGACCCGCTCGGCCACGGCAGATCGGACCGTCCGCGCGACATGTGGCGCTACTCGATGTCGTCGTTCGGCGGCCAGGTGATCGGCCTGCTCGACCACCTGGAGCTCGAGCAGGCGGTCGTCGGCGGAGCGTCGCTCGGCGCCAACGTGACGCTGGAGGTCGCCGCCGCCGCGCCCGAGCGGCTGCGCGGGATGGTGCTGGAGATGCCCGTGCTCGACAACGCGCTGCTCGGCTGCGCGATCGGCTTCACCCCGCTGCTCGTGTCGCTGACGTTCGGCGAGCCGGCGATGAAGCTCGTCCAGCACGTCGCCAAGCGGGTGCCGCGCAGCCCCCTTCCGTTCATCCCGGAGATCCTGCTCGATTGGGTCTCGCAGGACCCGGGCCCGAGCGCTGCCGTGCTGCAGGGACTGTTCTTCGGTCGCATCGCCCCGCACCGCGACGTGCGGCGGACGTTCAAGACGCCGTCGCTGGTGATCGGCCACCGGCGCGATCCGATCCACCCGTTCTCCGACGCAGACATGCTCGTGCAGGAGCTGGAGCACGGGCGGCTGCTGAACGCCGACTCGATCCTCGAGCTGCGCACGCACCCCGAGCGGCTGACGGGCGAGATCGGCGACTTCCTCGACGAGTGCTGGCGGCCGCGCAGAGCGGCGAGACGGCGGGCGCCGCGGTCTCGCGCACGGCCGCGCGCGACCGCCTGA
- a CDS encoding methyltransferase domain-containing protein, whose product MSVTGETDLREAPAPDPGFAIRFLDAGNALRGIRALKPVMLELLALRRGMHVLELGCGAGDDVRAFGRRVGSAGRVLGIDEAPSMVEEAARRSHGRNLPVEFQVGDALALDLPDATFDRVRIERLLMHVDGEPATVLRESARVLRDGGRIVVFDFDWDALVIEGADRELTRRIVRSYADAIRNGSVGRALPRLLNEAGFTSVSTVPHGVAIPYDFFGWLVSSHLDEALAAGLFTPEELIAWWDELDRAHAAGGFFAALLGFVAAGTKAPAAG is encoded by the coding sequence GTGAGCGTGACCGGCGAGACCGATCTGCGCGAGGCGCCCGCCCCGGACCCCGGCTTCGCGATCCGCTTCCTCGACGCCGGCAACGCGCTGCGCGGAATCCGCGCACTGAAGCCGGTGATGCTCGAGCTGCTGGCGCTGCGGCGGGGAATGCACGTGCTGGAGCTGGGCTGCGGCGCCGGCGACGACGTGCGCGCGTTCGGCCGGCGCGTCGGCAGCGCCGGGCGGGTGCTCGGGATCGACGAGGCGCCGTCGATGGTCGAGGAGGCGGCGCGGCGCTCACACGGCCGCAACCTGCCGGTCGAGTTCCAGGTCGGCGACGCGCTCGCGCTCGACCTGCCGGACGCGACGTTCGACCGCGTGCGGATCGAGCGGCTGCTGATGCACGTCGACGGCGAGCCCGCGACCGTGCTGCGCGAGAGCGCGCGCGTGCTGCGCGACGGCGGCCGGATCGTCGTCTTCGACTTCGACTGGGACGCGCTCGTGATCGAGGGGGCCGACCGCGAGCTGACGCGCCGGATCGTCCGCAGCTACGCCGACGCGATCCGCAACGGCTCCGTCGGGCGGGCGCTGCCGCGGCTGCTGAACGAAGCCGGCTTCACGTCGGTCTCGACCGTCCCGCACGGCGTCGCGATCCCCTACGACTTCTTCGGCTGGCTCGTCTCCAGCCACCTCGACGAGGCGCTCGCCGCCGGGCTGTTCACACCCGAGGAGCTGATCGCGTGGTGGGACGAGCTCGACCGCGCCCACGCCGCCGGCGGCTTCTTCGCCGCGCTGCTCGGCTTCGTCGCGGCCGGGACGAAAGCACCGGCGGCGGGGTAG
- a CDS encoding haloalkane dehalogenase translates to MSLGARTVVRTPEDRFAGLPDFPFEAHYRELDGLRLAHLDEGDGPPVLLMHGEPTWSFLWRHAVAPLRDAGYRAIVPDHAGFGRSDKPTELEWYSYDRHTSIAAELLERLDLRDVTVVVHDWGGPIGLRLAVEQPERIARIVVTDTGLFTGRQRMTPAWEAFRGFVEATEDLPIGMLVRGGCHRDPGDAVVAAYDAPFPDAASKAGARAFPLLIPRTPDEAGAATGQRTLDALAADTRPTLVLWAEHDPIIPLRTGERFAQAIGAEVAHVVPDASHFLQEDQGPLVGRLIVEWLGST, encoded by the coding sequence GTGAGTCTGGGAGCTCGTACCGTCGTGCGGACGCCGGAGGACCGGTTCGCCGGGCTGCCGGACTTTCCGTTCGAAGCCCACTACCGCGAGCTGGACGGCCTCCGGCTCGCGCACCTCGACGAGGGCGACGGGCCGCCGGTGCTGCTGATGCACGGCGAGCCGACCTGGTCGTTCCTGTGGCGTCACGCGGTCGCGCCGCTGCGCGACGCCGGTTACCGCGCGATCGTCCCCGACCACGCCGGCTTCGGTCGCTCGGACAAGCCGACGGAACTGGAGTGGTACAGCTACGACCGCCACACCTCGATCGCGGCGGAGCTGCTCGAACGGCTCGACCTGCGCGACGTGACGGTCGTCGTGCACGACTGGGGCGGGCCGATCGGGCTGCGGCTCGCCGTCGAGCAGCCGGAACGGATCGCGCGGATCGTCGTGACCGACACCGGGCTGTTCACCGGCCGCCAGCGGATGACACCGGCGTGGGAGGCGTTCCGCGGCTTCGTCGAGGCGACCGAGGACCTGCCGATCGGGATGCTCGTCAGAGGCGGCTGCCACCGCGACCCCGGAGACGCCGTCGTCGCGGCGTACGACGCGCCGTTCCCCGACGCCGCCTCGAAGGCCGGTGCACGCGCCTTCCCGCTGCTGATCCCGCGCACGCCCGATGAGGCCGGCGCGGCGACCGGCCAGCGGACGCTCGACGCGCTCGCCGCCGACACACGCCCGACGCTCGTGCTGTGGGCAGAGCACGATCCGATCATCCCGCTCAGAACCGGCGAGCGGTTCGCGCAGGCGATCGGCGCGGAGGTCGCCCACGTCGTGCCGGACGCAAGCCACTTCCTGCAGGAGGACCAGGGCCCGCTCGTCGGGCGGCTGATCGTCGAGTGGCTGGGCAGCACGTGA
- the tkt gene encoding transketolase — MATTAQSTEQLAVDTIRTLAMDAVQNTGNGHPGMPMGMAPVGYLLFSEVMRHNPTDPHWPDRDRFVLSAGHGSMLLYACLHLSGYDVTMDDIKHFRQWGSRTPGHPEVHHTPGVETTTGPLGQGFANAVGMAIAERFLREHFGAEVQDHRIYGICSDGDLMEGVSAEAASLAGHLGLGHLIFLYDHNHISIDGHTSLTFDTEDVNERFDAYGWHTQDVDDVTDLDALRAAIAAAQQETGRPSLIRVRSKIGYPAPNKQDTPGAHGAALGEDEVRATKEVMGWDPDQHFVVPDGVYDLFSAVEDGKRHQAAWEERYQSWRAADGERATRWDLAWAGKPLPGLDAALPQFDPADKPSLATRSAGGTTLQTIARFLPTMVGGSADLNESVKTGIAADGPYSREQATRNVYWGIREHAMGAAVNGLALHGGIVKPYGGTFLQFADYMRPALRLSALMHLPVVWVYTHDSVALGEDGPTHQPVEHLAALRAIPGLTLIRPSDANETAEAWRVAVEDVDGPVVLVLTRQNVPTLERPPYAPAKGIDKGAYVLADADDAVATIVGTGSEVSVALGARDLLAAEGVAARVVAMPSWELFEAQDQAYRDEVLPPGQPKVAVEAGIAMGWERWVDATVSIERFGASAAGEKILEEYGITAAAVAERVRSLLT; from the coding sequence ATGGCCACCACCGCACAGTCCACCGAGCAACTCGCCGTCGACACCATCCGCACGCTCGCGATGGATGCCGTGCAGAACACCGGCAACGGCCACCCCGGCATGCCGATGGGCATGGCGCCGGTCGGCTACCTCCTCTTCTCCGAGGTGATGCGGCACAACCCGACCGACCCGCACTGGCCCGACCGCGACCGCTTCGTGCTGTCGGCCGGCCACGGCTCGATGCTGCTCTACGCCTGTCTGCACCTGTCGGGCTACGACGTGACGATGGACGACATCAAGCACTTCCGCCAGTGGGGCTCGCGCACGCCGGGTCACCCGGAGGTGCACCACACGCCGGGCGTCGAGACGACGACCGGCCCGCTCGGCCAGGGCTTCGCGAACGCGGTCGGCATGGCGATAGCGGAGCGCTTCCTGCGCGAGCACTTCGGCGCCGAGGTCCAGGACCACCGCATCTACGGCATCTGCTCCGACGGCGACCTGATGGAGGGCGTCAGCGCCGAGGCCGCCTCGCTCGCCGGTCACCTCGGGCTCGGGCACCTGATCTTCCTCTACGACCACAACCACATCTCGATCGACGGCCACACGTCGCTGACGTTCGACACCGAGGACGTCAACGAGCGCTTCGACGCGTACGGCTGGCACACGCAGGACGTCGACGACGTCACCGACCTCGACGCGCTGCGCGCCGCGATCGCCGCCGCCCAGCAGGAGACGGGGCGCCCGTCGCTGATCCGCGTCAGATCGAAGATCGGCTACCCGGCGCCGAACAAGCAGGACACCCCTGGCGCCCACGGCGCGGCGCTCGGCGAGGACGAGGTGCGCGCGACGAAGGAGGTCATGGGCTGGGATCCCGACCAGCACTTCGTCGTGCCGGACGGCGTCTACGACCTCTTCAGCGCGGTCGAGGACGGGAAGAGACACCAGGCCGCCTGGGAGGAGCGCTACCAGAGCTGGCGCGCCGCCGACGGCGAGCGCGCGACGCGCTGGGACCTCGCGTGGGCCGGCAAGCCGCTGCCCGGTCTCGACGCGGCGCTGCCGCAGTTCGACCCTGCCGACAAGCCGTCGCTGGCGACGCGCTCTGCCGGCGGCACGACGCTGCAGACGATCGCGCGGTTCCTGCCGACGATGGTGGGCGGCTCGGCCGACCTCAACGAGAGCGTCAAGACCGGCATAGCGGCCGACGGCCCCTACTCGCGCGAGCAGGCGACGCGCAACGTCTACTGGGGCATCCGCGAGCACGCGATGGGCGCCGCGGTCAACGGCCTGGCGCTGCACGGCGGCATCGTCAAGCCGTACGGCGGGACGTTCCTCCAGTTCGCCGACTACATGCGCCCGGCGCTGCGGCTGTCCGCGCTGATGCACCTGCCGGTCGTGTGGGTCTACACGCACGACTCTGTCGCGCTCGGCGAGGACGGCCCGACGCACCAGCCGGTCGAGCACCTCGCCGCGCTGCGCGCGATCCCGGGCCTGACGCTGATCCGTCCCAGCGACGCGAACGAGACGGCCGAGGCGTGGCGCGTCGCGGTCGAGGACGTCGACGGCCCGGTCGTGCTGGTCCTCACGCGCCAGAACGTGCCGACGCTGGAGCGCCCGCCGTACGCCCCGGCGAAGGGGATCGACAAGGGCGCCTACGTGCTGGCCGACGCCGACGACGCCGTCGCGACGATCGTCGGGACCGGCTCCGAGGTCTCCGTCGCACTCGGCGCGCGCGACCTGCTCGCCGCCGAGGGCGTCGCCGCCCGCGTCGTCGCGATGCCGAGCTGGGAGCTGTTCGAGGCGCAGGACCAGGCATACCGCGACGAGGTCCTGCCGCCCGGCCAGCCGAAGGTCGCGGTCGAGGCGGGGATTGCGATGGGCTGGGAGCGCTGGGTCGACGCGACCGTCTCGATCGAGAGATTCGGCGCGTCGGCGGCCGGCGAGAAGATCCTCGAGGAGTACGGCATCACCGCGGCCGCGGTGGCTGAGCGGGTGCGCTCGCTGCTGACGTAG
- a CDS encoding DUF4231 domain-containing protein: protein MSEATVVGSAPDLVPGSVSLRGDAAAWDRLEQQVAWYDARSRHSQRWFKLLKVCQIVIAAAIPVVAGAGGDGWRWPVAIGGATIVVLEGLQQLFQYQQNWSTYRSTCERLKHEKFLYAAGAGPYAGASRPGAMLAERVEGLVSQEHAAWASVQRHRQDEERTA from the coding sequence GTGAGCGAGGCGACAGTGGTCGGATCGGCGCCGGATCTGGTGCCGGGCAGCGTCAGCTTGCGCGGCGACGCCGCGGCATGGGACCGGCTCGAACAGCAGGTCGCGTGGTACGACGCGCGCAGCCGGCACAGTCAGCGCTGGTTCAAGCTGTTGAAGGTCTGCCAGATCGTGATCGCCGCGGCGATCCCCGTCGTGGCGGGCGCGGGCGGCGACGGCTGGAGATGGCCGGTCGCGATCGGCGGCGCGACGATCGTCGTGCTGGAGGGGCTCCAGCAGCTGTTCCAGTACCAGCAGAACTGGTCCACCTACCGCTCGACGTGCGAGCGGCTCAAGCACGAGAAGTTCCTCTACGCGGCCGGTGCCGGACCCTACGCGGGCGCGTCGCGGCCGGGTGCGATGCTGGCCGAGCGGGTCGAAGGGCTCGTCTCTCAGGAGCACGCCGCGTGGGCGTCGGTCCAGCGCCATCGGCAGGACGAGGAGAGAACGGCGTGA
- a CDS encoding toll/interleukin-1 receptor domain-containing protein has protein sequence MSAAAPKVFLSYRREETAGHAGRLYDAIATRFGDANVFMDVELAPGIDFVDRITEAVGECRALLVVIGPRWASVTAAGRPQPRIAEPGDYVRLEVETALARSDVRVIPVLVAGARMPPPAQLPPSLQGLARRNAIELSDLRWRYDVGRLSDTLGELVAGASADDEGEPHAIAATAARSGPAAARSGPAAAPQTGSASLVLLLLEAIALAAAAGMLARLLAEPIHADALASDAEHIATLVLRRAVTWAIVGAVLGVWLSVRRGERSQTVGRLLGGFVLGAAAGALGGAIFGAAVILPAEPVAREVADRISIGAMAATGAVLGAAIGALWTPRRVAVGLLAGAAGGVVVQLLRNQLGQPSDVVAVGFQCVGIVGFAVSAQLFLDVRAAAVSRQPVRA, from the coding sequence GTGAGCGCGGCGGCGCCGAAGGTCTTCCTCAGCTACCGCCGCGAGGAGACCGCCGGCCACGCCGGCCGCCTCTACGACGCGATCGCGACCCGCTTCGGCGATGCCAACGTCTTCATGGACGTCGAGCTGGCGCCCGGGATCGACTTCGTCGACCGGATCACGGAGGCGGTCGGCGAGTGCCGTGCGCTGCTCGTCGTGATCGGGCCGCGGTGGGCGTCGGTCACGGCAGCCGGCCGGCCGCAGCCGCGCATCGCCGAGCCCGGCGACTATGTCCGTCTCGAGGTCGAGACCGCGCTCGCGCGCAGTGACGTGCGGGTCATCCCGGTGCTCGTCGCCGGCGCGCGGATGCCGCCGCCCGCGCAGCTCCCGCCGTCGCTGCAGGGACTCGCGCGGCGCAACGCGATCGAGCTGAGCGACCTGCGCTGGCGCTACGACGTCGGCCGGCTGTCGGACACGCTCGGCGAGCTGGTGGCCGGCGCGAGCGCTGACGACGAGGGCGAGCCGCACGCGATCGCGGCGACGGCCGCTCGGTCCGGCCCGGCGGCTGCTCGGTCCGGTCCGGCGGCCGCGCCGCAGACCGGCTCGGCGAGCCTCGTCCTGCTGCTGCTCGAGGCGATCGCGCTGGCCGCCGCCGCGGGGATGCTCGCTCGACTGCTGGCCGAGCCGATCCACGCGGACGCGCTCGCGTCCGACGCCGAGCACATCGCGACGCTCGTGCTGCGCCGCGCCGTGACGTGGGCGATCGTCGGCGCGGTGCTCGGCGTGTGGCTGAGCGTCCGCCGGGGTGAGCGCAGTCAGACCGTCGGCCGGCTGCTCGGCGGGTTCGTGCTCGGCGCGGCCGCCGGTGCGCTCGGCGGGGCGATCTTCGGCGCGGCCGTGATCCTGCCGGCGGAGCCGGTCGCGCGTGAGGTCGCAGACCGCATCTCGATCGGCGCGATGGCGGCCACCGGCGCGGTCCTCGGCGCGGCGATCGGCGCCCTGTGGACCCCGCGGCGGGTCGCGGTGGGGCTGCTCGCCGGCGCGGCCGGCGGCGTCGTCGTGCAGCTGCTGCGCAACCAGCTCGGCCAGCCGAGCGACGTCGTCGCGGTCGGCTTCCAGTGCGTCGGGATCGTCGGCTTCGCCGTCTCCGCGCAGCTGTTCCTCGACGTGCGTGCGGCGGCCGTCAGCCGCCAGCCTGTCCGCGCATGA